The Cryptosporangium aurantiacum DNA segment CCGGTTGCAAGAACGGAACGGCGCGACGCCGAGGGCCGGGCACCGGCGGATGCTAACACCGTGTCGATCGCCGGACGCGTGCACGCATGGCGCGCGGCGCGATCGAAGGCGTCGAATCTCGGGTGCGTCCGCTGCGGGACGTAGGTAGCACTAGGACATGGCAGAGCTGAGCGTGCCCACGGTGGGTCTGCGTGTTTCGTTCCTCGCCGGGATGGCGGAGTTCCGCGGCGAGGGTCGCGGCGCGGAGACGGACCAGACCGAGATGGGCTACGAGATCCGCCGGTTCGGACCGGACTGGTCGGAGGCCGCGGGGTTCGCCCGGTACGTCGACTGGCTCCTGGCCCAGGCGCGGGAGGATTCGCCGCGGCGCCCAGGATACGTGCCGGCCACGACGCTGTGGTGGGTCGAGGACGAGGAGTACCTCGGACGGATCGCGATCCGGCACCGCTTGACGCCTACTCTGCGAGAGGTCGGGGGCCACATCGGCTACGACGTACGTCCCTCCGCGCGCCGCCGTGGTCACGCGACGGCGATGTTGCGTGCGGCTCTGCCGGTGGCGCGCGCTCTGGGGATCGAGTCCGCGCTGCTGACGTGCGACGTGGACAACGTCGCGTCGCGGAAAGTCATCGAGGGCAATGGCGGGGTGTTCGACGATCAGCGGGGCGCGAAGTTGCGGTACTGGGTCTCTACCGGTTGAGCCGGCGGGCTGCTTCCTCCCATTCGGAAGGCGCCGCAAGCGCGGGACGGTCAACGGGGTGTCCTTCGCACTCGGAACCTCGGCCGCCAAACGCCGGCCGAGTCTCAAGGTCGAAGCTTTGTCTAACGGCCAGGTGAAATCGTCGTCGGCCATGCCCGTGACGGTAGGCCAGGGCGCGCGTTACGCCACCGCCGGACCGCCTGGCTCCTGCTCTGTCTCGGCGGTGCGTTAGTCCTACTCACTTCGTCCAGTCTCTTGGACGCAGCCGAGCGACGACGCTATCGCTGCTCGCCCTGGCTGCGGCCGTACTGCCTGCCGTGGCGGGTTATGTCAGCGGTCGGCGTGGCCGCCGATCACCGGTGCGAGGTCGGGGTCACCGAACTTGGTGCGGAGCGCGGTGAAACGTTCGGCCTTGTCCGGCCCGAAACGGCGGAGCCCGGTCAGGCAATCCTCTGGAGTGAGGAAGACCGGTGGTGTGGTCTTGCTGTGGAACTTGTCCGCGTACATGACGAGTTCCTCTTCCTCGGTGGCGGGCAGATAGTCCGCGACCGGGATCGGAAGGCGTTGCACGATCACGTCCCCGCGGGTGAGTCCCGTCCCGGTGTGGTGGGAGCAGAACCGGCAGATCCGCTCCGGCCAACCCAGTTCCTGCAGCAACTGGTGACCGGCCACGCCGTGCCGGACGTAGTTGGCGTGGTCGATCACGCCGGCCGGGTCGTACAGGCGATAGACGCCGACATCGTGCAGGAGGCTCCCGGCCCGGACCAACTGGCGGTCCAGACGGCGACCGCCGCGGTCGAGGAGCTGTTCGGCGATCCGGCACACGATCTGGCAGTGTCGGTAGACCAGCTCGAAAGCTTCCGCGGTCGGCGCCAGCCGGCGATGCAAGGAACGGATCTGTTCGTCGTCCGGGATCCAGGTATCGCCAGGAATCATCGGTCTACCTCGGTCGAGTGGGCGGGGTAGCGGTCAGCGATTGTTTGGTTGAACTGAGCGGGCGGCGGCGAGGACCTCACCCATGACCGTCTCGGGTGCGCGTGTGCCGTCGATGATCGTCGCGCCGAACCGCCGGTACATGGACTCGGTGGTGGCGTTGTCGTCCAGCGCTGCGGCCAGTTCCTCCGGCTGCCGCCCGAATGCGTTCGTGGTGCGGTTCGCCAACCGCGCCGTGACGGTCCTGTCGTCGACTACCAGGCAAATCATGAGGTCGAACAGGTCCCGGACCTCGTCCTCGTTCTCAACTGATCCGCAGAGAAACACGGTCTGACCAGCGGCTCGCGCGGCGAGAGCCTCGACGTGTGCGCGGTCGATTTTCCACCCGAAGCGATGCAACCATCCGCTGGGCGCCGGGTAGGGCGGATTGACCACGATTCGGCCGGTGGTTCGGTCCACCCAGTGGTTGTAACCCTCCCAGTCAGCATCGACCGCGTCGTGCCCGTGGCGTTTGAGCAACTCGCAGACAGTGGACTTGCCTGCGCCGGAATTCCCGGTCACCCAGATCAAGGACACCGGCGAAGCATCACACAGCGATCGGGAACTGGGCGACCGACTTGTCGGGGCCCGCGCGGGAACGCGCTCGGGTGCCGCGGGGCCGGCTGTGGCCTCCACGAGACCGGTACTGACGAAATCGGGCTGGGCCGAGCAGGAACGAGGTCCACGGCGACCGGGCCATCCCCGCCGAGGTACGACGGGGCCTCAGGGCTTACGGGCGAGCCCGGCGTACACGCCGCTCTCGTTGTCAGCGGTGGTCGGCGTGTCGTCCGGTCGCCAGTGCTGCACCAACTGAACGCCGGGATCCACCAGCTCCAGACCCTCGAAGAACTTGGCCGTCTGCGCCTTGGTGCGGGCCTGCATGAAGATGCCGCGCGCGTTGTACTGCGCGACGACCCGGGCCGCTCCGGGGTCGGTGTCGGTGGTGACCGCGCTCAGCGCCAGGTAACTGCCGGACGGAAGGGGCTCGAGGAGCCGGGCGACCAGGTCGTAGGCCACCTCGTCGGGGACGAACTGGATCACCGCGATCACCGACAGGGCTATCGGACGGGTCAGGTCGAGCGTGGCGGCTACCTCGGCGGATTCCATGATCGCCGCCGGGTTCCGCATGTCGGCGTCGAGGTAGGCGGTGGCGCCCTCGTCCGTGCTAGTCAGCAGCGCCCTGGCGTGGGCCAGCACGATCGGGTCGTTGTCGACGTACACGACCCGCGACTCGGGCGCGACGGCCTGCGCGATCTCGTGGAGGTTCGGGGAGGTCGGAATTCCGGTGCCGACGTCGAGGAACTGCCGGATGCCGGCCTCCTCCACCAGGTACCGGGTCACCCGGTGCATGAACTTCCGGTTCTCGCGCATCGCGACACGCAGCGACGGCCACTCGGCGAGCATGCCCTCGGCAGCGGCCCGGTCGGCCGGGAAGTTGTCCTTACCGCCGAGAACGAAGTCGTAGATGCGCGCGGTGTGCGGGCGATCGGTGTGTAAGTCCACCGTCGAAGCCCGCGCTATCGCGTCCGGATTCGGGCGCATCCACTCGGGGGTACTACTGGTCACCGCGACCCTCCGGTCCATCCCGACACGCATACGTGCAATCGACGCTCACTCTACGGGAGTCCACCAAGGACACCGCAGACGCGCAGGCATCACCATGCCGGAGCACCCCGCCCGCGAACGGAGGGTTGCCGGCCGGCAAGCCGGGGCTCTGCGTTGGCACTCGTGACCTCTGCGCAGGACCGCAACGGCTCCCGGTCAGCTGGTCGGGTGGGGGGAGGGCCGCATGACGAGCACGGCGCCGCGGGTCACGCCGTTCACGACGACGGGACCGGTGTCGACGAGGATCGGTTGCGGCGGTGTGCCGGGCGGGGTGATCGCGAGGTCGAGGCCCCGGAGGTGCTCGCCTCGGAGCGCGCGGGCGCTGGGGTACTCCTGCGGCGCCAGGGGCCGTCCGTCGCGGTGGGTCAGGCAGTGCTGGGTGAGTTCGACGAACGGTGAGGCTTGGGCGGTGACGCTCGCGAGCGTGGTCCGCAGGGTGGTGTTGAGGTAGAGCGGGCGCCCGTCCTGGTCGCAGACGAAGACACCCCAGGGCAGTCCTTCGAGGACTCCGTTGAGGAAGCCTTCCCGTCCGGCGACCGCGACCTCGGCGGGAACCAGCCGCGATGCGTCGTGGATCCGCAGGCTGAGGAAAGGCTGGTCCGCGTCCGGGACGAGGGAGAGCCGTGCCTCGACCGGCACCGAGCGGCCCTCCCGCGTGGTGACCCGGGTCTGTAGGTGTTCACCGCCGGCCGTCCGGGGGCCCGGGGGGCGCAGCAGGGCCTGGAGCGCGTGCCGGATCTGGCGGGGAGCGCCGGAGGGAAAGAGGACTGCTTCCAGCGGGCGGCCGAGTACCTGTGGGGCGGTCCACCCGAGAAGCTGGGCCGCGGTGGCGCTCCACACCTGGATGGTTCCGCTGGGCCCGACGGCGATGTACGCCTCGGAGCCGGTAGCCGTGTCGGTTTCGGCCGGGTGCAGTGCTGGGGCTTGGCCCGGATCGGGGATCAGCAGGCCGCGCACGGCGGCGGCTGCGCCGCGTAGTGCGGCGACTTCGTGCGCACGCCACGGTCTGGGGCGGGTGTCCATGACGCAGATCGCGCCGACGACCTGATCCGTGACGTTCAGCAGCGGCACGCCGACGAACGCGCCGACGGTCGCTTGCGCCACCGCACCGAGGTAGCGGCAGCGGGAGTCGGCGCGCCCATCCTCGATGAGCACAGGCGTGCCTGCGGCGACGACTCGCTGGCTCAGGGACCGCTCGATGGCGACCCGGCGGGAGTCGGCCAGCGGACCGCCGAGGCCGTGCAGACCGACCAGGCGACTCCACTCCATGCTGACCAGCGTCACTTTGCCGATCGGCGCGTCGATGGCCGCCGCGATGCTCTCCGCGACGGCGTCCATCGCCGGTGGCAGGGTCGCCGGTGCCTGCGCCTGAGCCATCGGGTGGTGCTCCTTCCGGCTCCACTCGCCCGCGCAGTGCCGGCTACATGGGGAGGATCAGGGACATTCGGTCGGACCATAGCCCGTGCGGTCCGGTGTTCGATGCCCCTTCCGGCTAATCCCCCATATATGGCCTAATGGTATATCCGGCCCGAGTAACCAGCTGAGTGTTCCGTCAGGCGTTCCACCGGCAGGAGGGTCGCGCCCAGATCGCGTAGCCGGGCCGGCCGGCTGAGAACCGGGCGGCTGGGAAGCAGTTCAGAAGCGGTAGTGCAGCACGAAGCTCGCCATCCTGGACAGGGTGGTGCTGTGCGCGATGAGCCGTTGGAACAGGCGCCAGCGCGGCGGGAACTCGGCGACTTCCGGTTCGTTGCTGAGCACGATCTCCCGGACCAGGCGGAGTTTGGGATTCCAGCTTTCCGGCTTCCGGGGGTCGTCCATGCCGGGAAATCTCATCAGCCCGGCGACCGACTTCGTGCCGCGCGCGTGCCGGGCCACCCAGACGGCGAAGCGGGTGTAGGCGTTGAAGACGAGCTCCCCGCTGGGGAAGTGGCTGAGGAGCCGGTTCCACAGCGACACCATCTCGTCCTCGCTGAGGAACCCCATCAGACCGTCGGCCACGATCACGGCCGGCCGTCCGGTCGGTACGGCGTCCAACCAGCCCGGGTCACGCACGTCCGCGCCGATGACGTGACGATTCGGGTCTGCGGGGATCAGGCGTTCCCGGACGGCGGCGACCGCGGGGAAGTCGACGTCGTACCAGTCGGCCCTGGCCGGCACGGTCAGCCGCGCGTGCCGGGTGTCGAGCCCGACGCCGAGGTCTAGCACGACCGCGTCCGGGTGGCGAGCCAGGAAGTCGCCGACCACCTGGTCCAGCTTCTTGGCCCGGAGGGCGACGCTGAGCCGGAAATTCGTGTCGATGTGGAGCTTGTCGTAGTCGTAGTCGAGGGTGCGCACGATCTGGTCGGACGTGGCGTCGCCGAGGATGGGACGCGACGAGCGGTTGTCGAGAGCCCTGCCGCACAGGGTCAGCCACAGGCTGTCCTCGAGCGGCGTGAAGGCCGGCAGCGTGATGGTCATTGGTTCGACCCCTCTTGATCGTCGTGGGACCTCCTTGCTGCTCGTCAGCGTGGCGGCGCGACCCGTGCGGGAGCGTCCACCGGAATGTGGAGCGCGGGGTGGAACCTGCGCCCGACGGTCAGTCCAGCAACCCGAGCGCGCGGGCGCGGGCCGCCGCCTGAGTGCGGCTGCGGACACCGAGCTTGCGGTACAGGTGGATCAGGTGAGTCTTGACCGTGCTCTGTTCCACGAACAGCTGCGCCGCGAGGTCGGCGGTGGAGTGACCCGCCGCGAGCAGGCGCAGCACGTCCAGCTCCCGTTCGGTCAACGGCTCGATGAGCCCGGTCCCGTGTGGACCGGGCGAGCCGCCGGCGAACGCGGCGAGCAGGGTGCCGAGGAAGGCCGGCGACACGCGTGCCTGCGAGTCCCGCGCGGCCGCCCGCAGAAGCGCGGCCAGGGGCTCGCCTTCGTCGAGGAAGGGCCGGATGACGTGCTCGCTCTCGGCCTGCGCAACCGCCTCCGCAAGCGACCCGAGCGTCCGCCGACGATCGCCCTGGGCGTCGGCGAGCAGCGCCCGGAGGATGGACACGCGGAGCCGCAGCCAGCCCAGCCCTCGCTCGTCTGCCAGCTGCCCCGCGACCTCCAGGTGCCGCTGTGCCCGCTGCAGCAGGGCGTCCTCGCCGGTGACCCGGCCCTGGGCGATCAGGACCCGCGCCGGGACGACGGCCGCGGCCTCGACGGCGGGAACACCGAACCGGAGCAGGTCCGCCACTGTCGCCGGTTGCACCGGAGCGGTCCAGGCGACGCCGGCGGCCCAGGCGACAGCGGCGGCTCCGTCGCCCCGGGCCAGGCGCACCCGCGCCTCTGCTGCCTCCAGCAGCTGCGCCACCATCGCGAACGGCACCTGCGCGAGTTGCGGCCGGAGCTCGGCCAGCACGCCCTCCGCCGCGGCCACGTCGCCCTGGGCCAGGCGCAGCCGTAACAGGGGAAGGCTGCCGAGAAGCACCAGTGGCGGCGCGTTCCCGAACTCGCTCAGCGCGGCCAGCCCTTCGGTCGCCAACGGCACGGCGGCGGTCAGATCGTTCTCGTCGATCACCAGCTCGGCCAGAACCGTCCGTAGCCGGCCGACGGTCGCGGGTACGGCGTGCTCGCTGGCCCAGGTCAGGGCCGCCCATCCGGTGGTCAGTGCCTGCCGCCGGGCGCCGCGGAGCCGCTGGACGTTCGCCTGCTGGGTGGAAGCCGTCAGGCTGCCCTGAACCAGGCCGGCCGCCCGGTCGGCCGCGGCGATGTCCGCGAACGCGCGCTCGGCGCGGTCGAGCCGGCCCATCGCGAGCGCGGCCTGCCCCAGGCTGATGCCGGCGATGCTGCGGTAGGCCGCGTCGTCCGGCGGGAGGTCGGCGAGCGCCCGTTCCGCCCAGGCGACGGCCTGGTCAGGCGCAGTCGTCGGCACGACGGTGGCCAGGTAGGCGCGCGTGGCAGCGACCGCGCCGCGTGCGTCGCCGGCTGCGGGAAGAGCGCGTGCCGCCGCGTCGATCCACGCGGCCGCCGATTCCAGTTCGACGCGGTGGATCAGGAGCCAGGCCTGGGCCAGGCAGAGCAGCGGGTGGCTGCGCAGGACCGGCGCCGGGAGCGCCGCCAGCCAACCCGCGAGCGTCCGGTGGATGCTCGTGGTCGCGAACAGCCTGGGCGTCAGCGCCTCGATCCAGGTCGCCGCGTCCTCGGCGGCGCCGCCGGCCAGCGCGTGGCCGATCGCTTCGGGCAGCAGCCCTTCTCGGCCGAACCAGGCGCCGGCCCGCCGGTGGAGGGCGGCGGCTGCCTCGGGGCCGGCTTCCCGGGCCAGACGGGTCCGCAACGCGTCGGCGAACAGGTGGTGATAGCGGTACCACCCCCGTTCGTCGTCGAGCGGGACCAGGAACAGGTTCGTTCGCTCCAGCTCCTCCAGCACGCCCTGGCTGCCCCCAACGCTGTCCCCGGCGTCGGGGGCCAGCAGGGTGTCGGGGGCCAGCAGGGCGTCGGGGGCCAGCAGGGCGTCGCACAGCGGGCCGCACAGCCGGTCGAGCACGCTGGTGGCCAGCAGGAAGCGCCGGATCGGCGGCGGCCGGCGCTCCAGCACCTCGGCCAGCAGGTAGTCGGCCACCAGCCGGTGCCCGCCGGTGAACGCGGCAACGAACGCCGCCGGGTCTCCTCGGTCGCGCAGGGCCAGCCCGGCCAGTTGCAGCCCGGCTGCCCAGCCCTCCGTGCGCTCGACCAGCACCGCGACCTGGGCCTCGGGCAGGCGCAGCCCGAGGCCCGCCCCCAGGAACTCGGTCGCCTCCTCGATGCTGAAGCCCAGATCAGCCGCCCGCACCTCGACCAGGTGACGGCGGGCGCGCAGGCGCGGCAGGGGCAGCGGCGGGTCCTCGCGGGTGGCGATCACCAGATGCAGCGTCGGCGGCAGGTGATCGAGCAGATACTCGACCGCGTCGTGCACGGCCGGGTCGCGCACGACGTGGTAGTCGTCGAGGACGAGGACGCTGGGCGCAGGCAGTGCGGCCAGGTCGTTGACCAACGCGCTGATCAGGACGTCGGACGGCGGTGGCCGCGGGGCGTCGAGCCAGGCCAACGCGCGCCGCCCACAGCCGGGCGCGATCGTCCGGCAGGCGGCGACGAGGTAGCGGAGCACCTGGTCGAACGCCTGGTCGCGGTCGTCGAGGGAGAGCCAGGCGACCGGGCGGTCCAGCTGGGCGATCCAGGCGGCCAACAGGCTGGTCTTGCCGGTACCGGCCGGTGCCGACAGCAGCGAGCAGCGCGCCGCGTCGAGCCCGTCGTTGAGGTGATCGATCAGCCGGGGCCGGGTCACCAGATCGGGGCGGGGCCGAGGAACGAACAGCTTGGTGCTCAGCAGCAGAACGCCGCCGGCGCCCTGGTCCGGCCGATCCGGCGCGGCTTGAGTGACGCGCGCGGCCAGCGTGGCGGCCGCCTCGGCCAGGCGCTCGGGCGTGAGCTGATCCGCCTTGCCCAGGTAGACCTTGTGCTGGCGCCCGGCGGCGGTTCGGTAGGCGACCCAGTAGGCGCTGCCGCGCTGCCTGCGCTCTTTGCGCGCGGTGTAGGCACCGGCCGCTGAGCGGAACGAGAACGACCGGGCGGCGTCGTCGGCCAGCCAGGTGAACCAGGCGGGCGAGCCCACGGCCAGGCCGGCCGCCCCGGAGATCGTGGTTCCCCGTAGCAGCCCGTCCGCCACCAAGGGGATCTGCCGCATCCCCGCCCGTTCCGATCCGGCGCCGAATACCCAACGTACCCAACAGCCCGGGCGGCGGTCGAGGGCTCGTACCGGCGTGACGGCGAGCCGCATTCCGTCCACTGTGGCAGGGTGGCCGTATGGAAGCCCAGCCTGTGATTCCCGTCGCTGTGGAGTGGCCGAAGTCCGAGGGAGTTCTCGACGACGCGGGACTTCAGCTGTGGTGGGTGACGGCGTTACTCGAGTCCGACGAACGCCACCTGAGCGCCTTCGCGATGGTCACCGCGGTCGGATCGGACCTCCTGATGGTCACCACCGTGCTCAGCGACCGGGCGTCGGGCACCGAGCTCGGCGCGCGCCGGGAGTTCGTTCCGCTCGCCGAGGCGACGCTCGGCGCGGGGGAGGTCGAGGTGGCCGCCGCCGGTGTTCACTTCAGCGGCTCGCAGATGGCGGGCTATCGGTTGAGCGCCGACCTCGGCGACGGCATCGGGTTCGATCTGACGCTGGAACCGACCCGTCCGGTGCTGTTCAGCTGCGCCACCGGGGAGTTCCCGTGGCGCGAGCAGACGACGACGAAGCAGTACGCCTCCGGTGGACTGGCTGCCCGGGGCGAGGCCCGGTTCGGTGGTACGACGATGAGCGTCGCGGGCTCCGCCTGGTACGACCGGCAGTGGTGGGCCACGGCGAACCTCGGGTCGCCGCGCTTCTGCTGGTTCGGTCTCTGGCTGGACAACGGCGACACGCTCAGCGTCTGGGACCGCACGGTCGACGACGAGTCGAACGGCCTGGCCTGGGCCACGCTCGTCCGCCCGGACGGCACCCACGTCACGACCCCGCTCGCCCCGTTCGCGCTGACCGCTCAGCCCCCGTACGAGACGTACCTCGGCAACCAGGTGCCGCTCGGCTGGGACCTGGAGCTGCCGGGCGTCGGGATGTCGCTGGCGATCCGCCAGGTGACCGTGCAGGACGATCCCGGCCGGGACTTCTTCACCGGCGCGCTCGAGGTCGAGGGGTCGATGATCGGTGCGGTGCCGCTGGCCGGGCGCGGCGTCAGCGATCTCATCGGTCTGCGGGGCGCCTACGACCGCTGAGCCCGGCGGAGGACGTACCGCTCAGCGTTGCGGATCCGCGATGACCTTCACCTGGTCACCGGGTTCGTGCAGGGCCCGGAACGCGCCGGGGATCTCGTCGAGGCCGATCCGGTCGGTGACGAACGCCGAGCCGTCGATCGTGCCGGTGGCCAGCAGATCCAGGGTGCGCGCGAACTCGGCCTGCCGGTAGGCGTAGACGAACGACAGCGTGACCTCCTTGAGGATCGCGTTGACCGGGCTGATCTGGTCGGGCGTCATGCATACGCCGACCACCACCACGCGGGTGTGCCGGGGAACGCCGCTGATGACCGCGTCGAGGACGCCGGGCACGCCGACGCACTCGAACGCGACGACATTGCCCGCGCGTCCGAGATCGGGCGGCAGCAGCGGGGAGGGCGGTTGCTGGACGACGCCGAACTGCTCCCACTGCCCGTACGGGGAGTCGACCGCCGGGTCGAGCACCAGATCTGCTCCGAGCCGTTCGGCCGTGCGGCGGCGGCCGGGGGCGAAGTCGGCGGCGATCACCGGCCCGTGCCCGCCGGCCTTGAGCGCGGCGATCACCGACAGGCCGATCGGCCCGCACCCGATCACCAGCGCGACGTCGCCCTTGGCGGGCGCGGCGGTGGCGACCGCGTGCACGCCCACCGCCACCGGCTCGGTGAGCGCGGCGTACTCGCTGGGCAGGTCGTCGGGGACCGGCAGCAGGAGCGCGTGCTGGAGCACGATCAGCTCGGCGAACGCGCCGCCCATCACCGGGGAGAGGCCCAGTCCCTCGGGCTGGTCCGGCCCGTCGGCGTAGGGCACCGAGACGACCCGGGTGCCGGGCTTCAGGTTCGCCGGGGTGCCGGGGCCGAGGTCGACGATCCGCGCGCAGAACTCGTGGCCGAGCACGATCGGCGTCACCGCGTCGCCGAGGCCCTCGAAGGCCTGCACCAGGTGCAGGTCGGAGCCGCAGATGCCGGCGGCCTCGGGGGCGGCGAGCACCTGGCCGGCCCCGGGGGTCGGGTCGGGCACGTCGGTGACGAGTACTCCTGAACCGGTGGCGCGGGCGGCCTTCATCGGACGCCTCCCTCCGTCGATTAGAACCTTATTCTAGATTAGAACCGGATCCAACCGTCCGCCGCGGGTGAGGCGGCCGACGGTGAAGGCGACGAGGCTGATCGGCGTCGGCGTCTGAAGGGGAGGTCCGTCATGCTGGGTGCTCTGCTACTCGGGTTCGTCGCGGGCGTCATCGCGCGGATGCTCATGCCCGGCGACGCGTTCCGCACGATGAGCGGCCCGGTGTCCTGGGCGATCTCGATCGGCCTCGGCCTGGCCGGTGCGCTCGTCGGATACGTCATCTTCACGCTCGGGCTGGGAATCGGCGACGACGACATCTTCGACTGGGGCGGGATCCTCAGCGCGATCATCGGCACGCTGATCGTGCTCCCGATCGCCGGGTGGCTGCTGCGGCGCCGGAGCGTCCACCGGTAGAACGGACCGCATGAGAGCCGCGCAGATCGTCGCCTGTGGTCGCCCGCCGGTCGTCAGCGACGTCGCCGAACCTCCGGCGGACGGAACCAGCGTGCTGGTCGAGGTCCTCGCCGCGCCGATCACGCCGCTGGACCTGCTGTGCGCGTCCGGCACGTCGTACTTCGGCACGCCTCCGACGCCGTACGTCCCCGGCGTGCAGGGCGTGGGCCGCTACGGCGGACGGACCGTCTGGTTCCCCACGTCGGCCGGGATGGCGCCCGGCGACGGCAGCATGGCGCAGATGGTCGCGATCCCGGCGTCGGACTTGGTGGAGCTGCCGCCCGGGGCGGACCCGGTGGCGATCGCGGCCGCCGGCCTCTCGGCGGTCGCCGCGTACGCGGCGCTGACCTGGACCGGCGCGCTGACCGCCGGGGAACGGGTCGTGGTCCTCGGCGCCGGCGGGGTCGTCGGCCAGGCTGCCGTGCAACTGGCCCGCCTGGCCGGCGCCGCGCAGGTCGTCGCCGGTGCCCGGTCGACCGCCGCGCAACGGCGGGCCCGCGCGGCCGGCGCCGACGTCGTCGTGCCGCTGGACACCGACGACGTTGACGCGCTGGCCGACCGGTTCGCGCGGGCCTGCCCGGACGGCGCGGACCTCGTGCTCGACGCCCTGTTCGGGGCACCCGCGGCCGCCGCGCTGCGCGCGCTGCGCCCGGGCGGCCGGCTGGTCAACCTCGGGAGCTCGGCCGGGGCTACCGCCCCGTTCGACTCCGCGACGCTCCGCAGCCGGTCGCTGCGGGTGCTCGGCTACACCAACAACGCGCTGACGCCTGCCGACCGGGCCGACGCGGTGC contains these protein-coding regions:
- a CDS encoding GNAT family N-acetyltransferase, with the protein product MAELSVPTVGLRVSFLAGMAEFRGEGRGAETDQTEMGYEIRRFGPDWSEAAGFARYVDWLLAQAREDSPRRPGYVPATTLWWVEDEEYLGRIAIRHRLTPTLREVGGHIGYDVRPSARRRGHATAMLRAALPVARALGIESALLTCDVDNVASRKVIEGNGGVFDDQRGAKLRYWVSTG
- a CDS encoding zinc-binding dehydrogenase translates to MKAARATGSGVLVTDVPDPTPGAGQVLAAPEAAGICGSDLHLVQAFEGLGDAVTPIVLGHEFCARIVDLGPGTPANLKPGTRVVSVPYADGPDQPEGLGLSPVMGGAFAELIVLQHALLLPVPDDLPSEYAALTEPVAVGVHAVATAAPAKGDVALVIGCGPIGLSVIAALKAGGHGPVIAADFAPGRRRTAERLGADLVLDPAVDSPYGQWEQFGVVQQPPSPLLPPDLGRAGNVVAFECVGVPGVLDAVISGVPRHTRVVVVGVCMTPDQISPVNAILKEVTLSFVYAYRQAEFARTLDLLATGTIDGSAFVTDRIGLDEIPGAFRALHEPGDQVKVIADPQR
- a CDS encoding GAF domain-containing protein, translated to MAQAQAPATLPPAMDAVAESIAAAIDAPIGKVTLVSMEWSRLVGLHGLGGPLADSRRVAIERSLSQRVVAAGTPVLIEDGRADSRCRYLGAVAQATVGAFVGVPLLNVTDQVVGAICVMDTRPRPWRAHEVAALRGAAAAVRGLLIPDPGQAPALHPAETDTATGSEAYIAVGPSGTIQVWSATAAQLLGWTAPQVLGRPLEAVLFPSGAPRQIRHALQALLRPPGPRTAGGEHLQTRVTTREGRSVPVEARLSLVPDADQPFLSLRIHDASRLVPAEVAVAGREGFLNGVLEGLPWGVFVCDQDGRPLYLNTTLRTTLASVTAQASPFVELTQHCLTHRDGRPLAPQEYPSARALRGEHLRGLDLAITPPGTPPQPILVDTGPVVVNGVTRGAVLVMRPSPHPTS
- a CDS encoding class I SAM-dependent methyltransferase, producing MTITLPAFTPLEDSLWLTLCGRALDNRSSRPILGDATSDQIVRTLDYDYDKLHIDTNFRLSVALRAKKLDQVVGDFLARHPDAVVLDLGVGLDTRHARLTVPARADWYDVDFPAVAAVRERLIPADPNRHVIGADVRDPGWLDAVPTGRPAVIVADGLMGFLSEDEMVSLWNRLLSHFPSGELVFNAYTRFAVWVARHARGTKSVAGLMRFPGMDDPRKPESWNPKLRLVREIVLSNEPEVAEFPPRWRLFQRLIAHSTTLSRMASFVLHYRF
- a CDS encoding LuxR C-terminal-related transcriptional regulator is translated as MRQIPLVADGLLRGTTISGAAGLAVGSPAWFTWLADDAARSFSFRSAAGAYTARKERRQRGSAYWVAYRTAAGRQHKVYLGKADQLTPERLAEAAATLAARVTQAAPDRPDQGAGGVLLLSTKLFVPRPRPDLVTRPRLIDHLNDGLDAARCSLLSAPAGTGKTSLLAAWIAQLDRPVAWLSLDDRDQAFDQVLRYLVAACRTIAPGCGRRALAWLDAPRPPPSDVLISALVNDLAALPAPSVLVLDDYHVVRDPAVHDAVEYLLDHLPPTLHLVIATREDPPLPLPRLRARRHLVEVRAADLGFSIEEATEFLGAGLGLRLPEAQVAVLVERTEGWAAGLQLAGLALRDRGDPAAFVAAFTGGHRLVADYLLAEVLERRPPPIRRFLLATSVLDRLCGPLCDALLAPDALLAPDTLLAPDAGDSVGGSQGVLEELERTNLFLVPLDDERGWYRYHHLFADALRTRLAREAGPEAAAALHRRAGAWFGREGLLPEAIGHALAGGAAEDAATWIEALTPRLFATTSIHRTLAGWLAALPAPVLRSHPLLCLAQAWLLIHRVELESAAAWIDAAARALPAAGDARGAVAATRAYLATVVPTTAPDQAVAWAERALADLPPDDAAYRSIAGISLGQAALAMGRLDRAERAFADIAAADRAAGLVQGSLTASTQQANVQRLRGARRQALTTGWAALTWASEHAVPATVGRLRTVLAELVIDENDLTAAVPLATEGLAALSEFGNAPPLVLLGSLPLLRLRLAQGDVAAAEGVLAELRPQLAQVPFAMVAQLLEAAEARVRLARGDGAAAVAWAAGVAWTAPVQPATVADLLRFGVPAVEAAAVVPARVLIAQGRVTGEDALLQRAQRHLEVAGQLADERGLGWLRLRVSILRALLADAQGDRRRTLGSLAEAVAQAESEHVIRPFLDEGEPLAALLRAAARDSQARVSPAFLGTLLAAFAGGSPGPHGTGLIEPLTERELDVLRLLAAGHSTADLAAQLFVEQSTVKTHLIHLYRKLGVRSRTQAAARARALGLLD
- a CDS encoding HD domain-containing protein; this encodes MIPGDTWIPDDEQIRSLHRRLAPTAEAFELVYRHCQIVCRIAEQLLDRGGRRLDRQLVRAGSLLHDVGVYRLYDPAGVIDHANYVRHGVAGHQLLQELGWPERICRFCSHHTGTGLTRGDVIVQRLPIPVADYLPATEEEELVMYADKFHSKTTPPVFLTPEDCLTGLRRFGPDKAERFTALRTKFGDPDLAPVIGGHADR
- a CDS encoding lipocalin-like domain-containing protein, whose product is MEAQPVIPVAVEWPKSEGVLDDAGLQLWWVTALLESDERHLSAFAMVTAVGSDLLMVTTVLSDRASGTELGARREFVPLAEATLGAGEVEVAAAGVHFSGSQMAGYRLSADLGDGIGFDLTLEPTRPVLFSCATGEFPWREQTTTKQYASGGLAARGEARFGGTTMSVAGSAWYDRQWWATANLGSPRFCWFGLWLDNGDTLSVWDRTVDDESNGLAWATLVRPDGTHVTTPLAPFALTAQPPYETYLGNQVPLGWDLELPGVGMSLAIRQVTVQDDPGRDFFTGALEVEGSMIGAVPLAGRGVSDLIGLRGAYDR
- a CDS encoding SAM-dependent methyltransferase; translation: MRPNPDAIARASTVDLHTDRPHTARIYDFVLGGKDNFPADRAAAEGMLAEWPSLRVAMRENRKFMHRVTRYLVEEAGIRQFLDVGTGIPTSPNLHEIAQAVAPESRVVYVDNDPIVLAHARALLTSTDEGATAYLDADMRNPAAIMESAEVAATLDLTRPIALSVIAVIQFVPDEVAYDLVARLLEPLPSGSYLALSAVTTDTDPGAARVVAQYNARGIFMQARTKAQTAKFFEGLELVDPGVQLVQHWRPDDTPTTADNESGVYAGLARKP
- a CDS encoding AAA family ATPase, translated to MTGNSGAGKSTVCELLKRHGHDAVDADWEGYNHWVDRTTGRIVVNPPYPAPSGWLHRFGWKIDRAHVEALAARAAGQTVFLCGSVENEDEVRDLFDLMICLVVDDRTVTARLANRTTNAFGRQPEELAAALDDNATTESMYRRFGATIIDGTRAPETVMGEVLAAARSVQPNNR